Genomic window (Alligator mississippiensis isolate rAllMis1 chromosome 7, rAllMis1, whole genome shotgun sequence):
AGATCAGATACCTGGACATACTGTATATACGCAAGTGTTGCTGGGAAAACACTCAGGATCCACCTTTAACCTGTCAAgtggttttcttttgctttgacATGCTTGCCAGCCAAAACTCCTGCATCAAGTTGTAGAACAACTGGAAAAAGTCCATTTCATCACAGACACACTGTCTAAAGGAGACACCAAGTTCATggtgaggattttttttgtttcatgtgAAGAGCATAACCTTGGTGATGCATGGGAACTGTGTGGGGTGTGCAACAGGTTTATGTAGTAACTGGCTTGTAACACTTTAGTGCTAGGAACTGTAACATAAGAGAAATCTAAAAGTACATTTGCGTGACAGAAATGcatcttttctgttttctttttacctTATAACTTTCTATGGCATATTTAGCCTTTTacattcttattttatttataaatacgTATATACAAATAAACAATAAGCATATTTATAAATTTAGCAAATATATCTAATATAGGACAACTGTCTCCAATTCTTTTGGTTATGTCACTCTTCATCAATTTCTTAGGAAACCCTCTGCTTATGAAACCTTATGCTGTATGCCTGATTTAGTTGGTCAATAAGGTGCAAACGTATCCTTACCCTTCTGACTCACTGTTACTAGCATTCTCATGGCAAAATTGTGACATTATTATTTGGGTCATTTATATCAAGGCCTTCTTGTAGAACATTCCTGCCAAACTGCTGAATTTAATCTTGCTCCTGGTTTTACTGGACATGTCAACTTCTTGCTTTATTTTGCTGGCCAAACTAGTTGGAGCATCCAAAGGCCAGAAGCCAGGCATCTGGAGAAGGGATTCTACATGCCCAAACAGCAAGAAGCTGGCTTCTCCTAACTGAAAGCAGGGTAGAAATGCATCTTTAGAGACTAAATTATAGAGAGAgggagcacaagcttttgtgaacccaaggtTTCCTTATTGACCACCATTGAACAGAAGTTCTTACTAAACTGCTGCACTCAGCTAAGTCGTGGAAGAATGCAAACAACTATTTTTGCAACTTACTTGAGAGTGGTACAGCGGGCAGGTTTTGTCAGTCAGCAAAACCCTTTTTCCACTTGAAATAAGGCAAATCAAAAAAACATGTGCGCGCTCATCTCTGTACAGCACAGGGGAGTCCAGGTTGATGGCTTCCTTGGCCTCACTACTGAGCTAGATAACATACATGGGTACACAGCTCCGTTCAGAGAAATGAAGAGACCTAACAAGTAAAATCAAATGGGTTCACCTCGTGGTTTAGGTTAGAACAGAGATCTCTCTTCTCATAACCAGAAGTGCAGATTGTGTGCTTTGTAGGAAGGGAAGTGGATTTCACATGTTCTGTATCAAATGCAGCCCTGACTGGAGAAATCAAAGGGATACTGGAAGCTTAGTTGTCCTGGCATTTTTTCCCTTGACTGCAATTTTTTTGCTCTGTAGTAGTGTTCTCGAGGTGATTAGCTAGGAGCATAACTCCAAATGATTAAAGTTTAACCAGCAAAAACCCGTTATTCACAAGAGGCAGCATGTGACTACATAGCTGCACAAATTTTAGTGCCTGCATTTAAAAGTAGAGGCTCTGCACAACTTTTCCATCTCATTTTAAATTTCTGCTTTCTTTCTGTCCATTAAGGGGGTGTGTCAGCTGCCAAACGAAGAAGATGGAACCACCTATCCATACAGAAGAATTGACATCAGGTAAATCCACAGGAGAGTAAATTCCTGGTATAGAATAAAACAAATGGTTTAAAATTCTGCATTTTGTACCCCCTTGTCCTCCAGAATTGGGAATGATTCCGCTTCCTCCTGTCGTGGGGCATTTTTGAGAGCAGTGTGTTCCAGCCCATGACTGCAAAATAAATACCGCTAGTCCTCCATCTCCAGGGCAGGGACTGGCATGATAATTCTTCCTTCCCAGAGAGCTTGAGCAGGAATGTTTGTCAGTGCATACCGCACTGCAACCACAGAATGGCCGAATAGCTGTAGTTCACGGGAAAGGGTAGTTGGACCTGACTTTGCTTGTGTGTGTTCTGGTAGGCTGGATTTTCAGAAACATGCATTCCACCCACAGCTGCGTTCAACAAATATTTAAAGTTTCACACTGTAatgcagggacgggcaattattttgggcagagggccccttactgagttttggcaagccatcaagggttgcatgacaggcaaccaggggcagataaatattttctaaattttcagaGGCCCTgaaggccagatagaatggtctggcaggctgcattttgcccacccctactgtaATGCCTGCAAAAGCTTTAAGGTTCGCTGCAACAGGCAGTGAGTCTTGGGAAACTATGCGTTGGCTAGATGGCAAACTTTTGCCCTAAGAGTATTCTCTCTGATCTTTTACCCTAGGCTGATTCCCAAAGATCAGTATTTCTGTGGCGTACTGTATTTCACGGGCAGTGATATATTCAACAAAAACATGAGAACCCGTGCCCTGGAAATGGGCTTCACAATCAACGAGTACACAATCCGTCCCTTGGGAGTCACTGGTGAGTCTGGCTTCCACACTTGAGCGCTCTTTCTAGTTCCACCATGGTCTGGAGAGACCTCTACAAACAATGATACATCCGTTTGCTTCAATCAGTATTACAGTTAAGTCAATGTAGCATCTAACTCTGGCATCAGAAACCTTCCTTATCCCCAGTCATGCTGTCACAATATTTCCATTCTGGGCCACCTTAATTCTGTCAAGTGGAGTTTTGTGAGTGTACAGAAGACCTGGTCTTTAAGTGCTGTGCAAGACAGGCATCCTTTTTCAGGAGCTGTTACAAAGCTATCTGACTCCTTCATTTGGTTTGTGACGGGGCACTTACAAAATTGTTCACATGTTAAGAGCAGGAGGAGTTAGGCACTCAAATCCACCTCTGGACCTGGCCCCTCAGTGCTTTACAGCAGGACATTTTGCCCCTTATTGCATGAAAGGAAAAAGGTTAGCGCTTACATTTCTTTCCACAGCTGCTTGGCAATCAGACTTCATTCTAACGCTGCTCTGTTCACACTGAGATTCTTACTCCTGTAACACCTTGCCTAGTTACTGTCATTCTGTATTGTGTTTGTAGGCATTGCTGGAGAAGCCCTGCCAGTGGATAGCGAAGAAGACATTTTTGACTACATCCAGTGGAAGTATAGAGAACCCAAGGATCGGAGTGAATAACTTGCTCACATAGGTCTGTCACCTAGCACCCCCTTAATTTGTGGTTTTTGGGTTGTAGGGgatttttttggttcttttagGAGCGCTCAGGCCTGAGCCTAAGTGCACCATTTATTGCTTGACCTTAACTGCAGAAGGCAAACAGACATATCATGGATGCTGTTTTTAAATAATTCCATAGCACAAGTGTAGAACGAGCTGTAAAGATTAAAGTCACTTAATATTGCTACTTGATGTTCTTCCTTTTATTCCAAAGTATTGTCAGTGCAAATAAAATGAATTTGTTGGTGTTAATTTGGCACAGTACTAAGAAGTCTGCAAAGAAAAGGAACTGCTCATCTTTCTCTAAAGCGATCCCAAGAGAAAGTTGCTGCTTAAATTGGGAATTGATATATATTTACTTTTCCAATAAACAGCATTGTCATTTCTTCTCCCTTCAGTACCATCTTTGTTCAGAAGGATCAAGTTTTATTTCATTACTGCGTCTCTCTACCTttaagctggggtgggcaaaatgcagcctgggggccggatgcagcctgccagaccattctatccggcctgcagggcacctaaacatttagaaaattaatatttatctgccctggtctgcctgtcatgcagccttcaatgggttaccaaaactcagtaagcagccctctgcccaaaataattgcccacccctgctttaagatGTGGTTGTTAAGCAAGGGCCAATATTATTCAATGGCAGCTTCTGCATGATGGTGCTTGTTCAGGCTTTCATTAAAATACATGTATTCATCATAAATGCATGTTTGAAATATTTACCACACAAATGGCTGCTTGGGTGCTCCAGTAAGTAAATCCAAAATAATGAAGCTCTCTCTGCGACATCAGCTTCAGACTGGGTGCTATTCCACCTACCCAAAACATGCAGCTTAGCTGGATACATTTTTCTGAACCGCAGCAAACAAAGTCTAGTGCTTCAGATTTCAAAATCAACTGCATGCTTAAataccatccaggaagagcacacaccaactgctgaaacttccttagtctggcaaagggtttttgaacccgaaagcttgcttaataaatattctccaactatttgggttggtctaacaaaagatatcaaattcacccaaggaaccttgtctgcctatgttcttagaccaacatggctacaacccaaacccctgcttaAATACCCTGCACTTTAACATTTCTCTCCTTTTAAACACACTGAGCAGGTTCGGCACAATTTCAGTTATTTACTGTTTAACATGAAGTGCTGAGGAATTGCACAAGGAGACAATTTGGCATTCCTGCCTAAATATGTTAGAATCGGGGCTGTTAGAAGGGAAAAGGACTTGGCAAAGAACTGTATCAGTTTCCCAAGAGTTTTCCTTACTTACCCTGAACCCTTGCAGCATACTGTGAACTGGCTGCAATGTTCCCTCTCAGCACTTGCCTGCCATCGCTGCTAAGTGAAATATacattcattcattttaaaatgaatacgTTCATTAGTGTGCAGGCTTGCAAAGCAGCTGGCAATTATTCTCATATCGACTCCTCCATACACAGCTGTTTTCTGTACTTCCCTAAATCTCTCAACCCTACAGGACGCAAATAAATATTtatacctatttttttttattttttttttacaagcgaGACACCTGAGGCTTTCACCAGACAGGGCTAAGAACAGAAATTTCTAACTTCACTTAATACCAAAACGCAGGGATTTAACAGGCCCAGTGCGTCAGGACTCCTTATCACTTACCTTTCACCTCTTCTGCTCACTTTGGTTTGTGCTGCCTTTTCTTGAATTGACAGCTTCTTTCCCAGAGATGAAGAGTGCGTACAGTCTGAAAACTCTAAAGATGGCCCAGATATCTCCATACTATTCAagctagtccaataaaagataatattTGCCTTAGTCCTGCATATCTCTGGATCATTGTGTCTACACCACTGTAACCATCATTTTTATTGTAATGTTTACACAAGTCTCTCCGGGGCTTAGAGGCAGTGCCGCTCGAAACCAGTCTACACAgaaaggagtggggaaggaatGGAAAAATCCCAGCTTGGCAAGATGCATACATACTCATCATCACCAGTGGACTTTTATAGTCCTGATGTTACTTTTATCATCTTCACTCATTTAATGCTTATGGTAATAACAAGCTCAATAAAACTACCCAGCAATGGCTGCATGCCAACTTGGCCAGGTAGATTTTTAATGCCTCCAAACTAATAAAGCCTTTGACAACCAGTGCTAAAGCAGTAACAGGACACACCACGGAGCTACGTTTCAAATGACTGATTTATTTCACTTTGATGCAAAATCAAAGTTTACACTACAGCACAGAGACCAATTTTATAAAAGGTGGTGAGGTTCAGGACATGCAATACGTGATGTGCTTATGGGCAGGGCTGGATTTTTCTGTCTCAACAAGATGCTACCCTCTGCGaggaacaaattttaaaacaccGAGGAACTGAAAGTAAATGTGGCACAAACATCACAACTTCCATACATGCCTTCTCCTGTTATGGTGAATTTTCACCCACTAGACTCCAGTGTTGAGTTACAACAATTCTTTGGAAGAATAAAAAGTTCACACTTTTTTAAATTTCACAGAATATTAAGGCCAAAATATGTTGGGGTTGTTTTTCCTTCATCTCCTGAAACAGATCTGCTGCATCACTGAAAACTGCATTAAACTTCCAGCTCAAACCCCAGCCCAACCTTGTGACCTCCAGCACTGAAATTCTTGCCATCAACCAAGCCGGAGAGCGTCAGCTTCACACCTGGAGAAACAAACAGACTTTGACAGTATTTTCAAAGTACAAATAAAAACAGTATAAATAAAACAGTCTAGAGCAGCTCCTGGTGACAACTCTCAACAGAGGTATGGAGGAGCAGATCACGCCTAAGCAGCTCTGGCAAAGCGCCTCAGTCTTTTGGCAATGACTTATGCCAAACAAGCAACAGCATGTTGGATATTGTGTCTGTGACAGGACCACTCTGCAGCTCCACAAAACAGTGGTACGATCGGCAGGGATGGGAGGTAGTTCCACCAGGACTTAGAATTCCTTCTGTGTCCCAATAATTTTCACGGTCTTACCCACCCACTCAACTCTATAGTTGTAGAGGTTACAGTATTACGCCCCTCTGGAGCAATTCCCTATAACACTTCTCAGTTTACATACCAGGTCGAAGGGTGTGAGTGTACCCAAGTCCAATCAGGCTGGCATTATTCACTTTGGCCTACAGGAAAATTAGCCAAAAGGTACAAAGTCAAAAAGGTGAATTTTAATCTTGCTCTTACTTCCTTTTATAAACCGTGCAGGCACATTGACATCCTAAGAGACCCTAGTGCCCCCTTCATTAATGTGATATGAAACTTAAGATGGGACAACCTAAAATTGGAACAATATAGTACATAAGCCTTGTTCTATGACATCATGCTTTGTTTTTCTCAGATATTAATGATGGTCACAGCctaaaaaaaacctaaatgcTGCTGCCTGATTTATCCATGCTGTACTGGTGGTACATGAATGCATGCTGACCCCGAGCCCTGTGTGCAGGACAGTAAGAGAAGCAGCTGAGGGAATTCCATGCGCTTCAGTACCAAGCCTACAAGACTCCCTTTCTTGAAAAGCTATTCAAGTTAATACAAGGCAACACAGTTTTCGTAGTAGTCTGAGCAATCCAGTAACAAAGTCAAGCTAACAGTGCACTCCCCGTCTATAACATTTGCAAGATAGCACCAATAACTGAACCTGTAAAATCACAAGGTCCTGCCAGTTCAAACAGTCACCAATCTGTGCCACTAGTTCACAATATTTAAGACACACAAATTGTATTGCAATTGTTCCCTTGGTAAACTTCTTACCGCAACAGAAGTTTTTTCATCCAGCTGGTACTTAGCAGCAATGCCAAAGCGTGTATTGTTACTGCCAGCAGTCCAGGCAAGATTTACTGATGTCTCAACCTTATCATTAACCTTCTGATAGATAGAGCCACCAAATTCAGTACCATCGTTCCTGTTAACAAGTAAAAAAAACATGTGACTAAACACTCTGCGTGGTCATATTAATTCTCAGATCATCACAGGGCATCTCATCTCTTCCCATTTCAAAGAAATTTCCTAGCAACACTCCCTCACCATCCCTGtatttccccctcctccaagcCTAATTCCCACTGTCTCACAAATGGAGTCCTCACCCTGGCCCTATAGGCTCCCAGCCCTAAAATCTGGAGTCTGCCAAGGAAATGGGGGAGACTTTCCAAAAGCTGACATatcacacacacagtcctggactCTTGACAAAGCAGGTAAAGTAACTCTGCTTTCTCTTCCCAAGCTGCAAGTAGGGAATGATGCCAAGCACAAAAGAAGAGTCCACAAGCAGCAACAGGACACGCATCACCAGTTCGGTGAGGAAACTGAAAGTGAGAGAATTGAAACAATTCTCtcacaaaaaaaatccctgccttgAACACAAACTGCAAGAAACAGAGATGACTCCGCAGAGCAAAGCCAAAGCATTCCACCTCCTCCAAGACAGGCATGCTGTTCAAGTGCAACACCAGCTTGGAGAAGAGCAGATATGCTGCAGGACTCCTGGGTGGTTACGATCCTGGCAGTCTTCTGTGTAGCAGAGGGTACCTCACTGCAGGGCCTGGTTCCTTGGGGTGGAGCACCACCCACTAGCAAGTACATTCTGTATCTGTCAAGGTCTACTGACACTGCCATCCGGAACAAGGGCTAGCTCTGTTTGAAAATGCCTTCCACCACTGTACCTAGGAAAATGACATCACTTGGAAACCAAGCCTCAAACGATGACAAATCAGGACACAACCTTGCTTCAATGGGATTGGGAAATGAAAAGAAAGCAGGACTCTCTTACAAGCCAGCAACTGGCgtcttccctctctcccaccaTCTAACCTATGTCCGATGCAGTCCTTGCAGTTTGCCCAGTTTCAGCATCTTTGATATGAGCCTTTTGCCAGGCTCAGCCAATACTTACACGTTAGTGTGCAGCTGGAAGTCTCCTGCCTTGTATCCCAATGCAAAGTTATTTTGTGACAGTTTAGATTTGGCGGTATCAAAAGCCATCTGATAGCCAGCAAGCCATCCTTCATAGCCTAGCACAGCCCAGCCATTGATGGTTGGTCCAGAAAGGTCAACGTCAATGTTGCAGCCTAAGTTTATGTACTCCCGTTTGTAGGATGTCTTCAACTTCCCACTCTTCTTTCTGTAGAGAGAAAGATTTCATTTTATGCCTCCTAGCAGGGACCCAACAACTATTTTGAGAATCTACTCAGTGAGCTTCATGCTTTGTCTGCCTTCAAGGAAAGCATGCACTGAGGCTGCTACTTTTGAGAAGGTCTTTGTCTATTATTATATTGCAATTAAGTTACATAATAAAAACCCACCACCCTGGCCAATACCCTTAGATGCATTTAAAACATTCAAAAATTAAGTTACGATCTTATTTAGTCAAAGTCCTCAACTGGATAGTAAAAGCCAGTTTTCCTCAGCTACTCAGGAAGACTGCTTATTACTGAGAATTAGTACTGTTAAATCAAGAGCAGAAAATATGGTGtgctacactttttttttttttttttaaataggcttCCAGATCCATAACACCCACAAGTGATGGGTAAGATGTTCTGCTCATCTATTCCTCAAAAAGATCAAATTTAAAATGCGACTTCAGCCAAGGTTCTTATATTATATAGAACTCATCACCCAGTCTCTCTCAGCACCACCCTTGAGCTCTTGCCTTGTCACTTGGATTTTCAGTGACTTTCAGTCTATTCCTGTCAGTGTCTTCTGGCCTGTTCTCAGGCCCTCTGttgccctcccctcctttctctccGTTTCTCACCTTGCTCCAACCTAAAGTCTTTAGTCCACCTTTCCCGCCCGCCCTCCCAGGTCCATCCCAGGCTCTTTTCTTTCGTCCTTCATTCTCCCTGACCTACCTCTGTCAACCATGATGGAAATATCACCTTGCCTATAACCTGGCCCTCCTCTTCATTTCACACCTCCTCTAGAGATTCACATCTGGGCTATGTCCTCATCTTGCAGTCCCTCCTATCCACACACACAGCTAAAACACTCATGCAGCCTCTGTTCATCGCCATAGCTACAATGCGCttcccccttgccctgctcatGTCCACTCAGAATACTTGGCAGAGCTCACTCTTCAATTTGTCACTGTCCACATGACTTCCTCTCTGAATCTCCGGACACCACAAATGTGCACTGCTTGTCTTCATTTACAGCTCTTTATATCCTATTCCCATCCAATCTATCAACTTGCATTCATTATTATAAATCTGACCCTGCCCCATAATTTTAGCCTCTATTTCCGACCTGTTAAAATTAGATTGCATTTTCGTTCATGCTGCTCAGACTTGGGAAGAGGTATCAGAGCTTTTTCACAAAACCCCATTGTTAACATGAGACTTGGAACATGAGTGGAATAAATAAAATTACTCAGGTGGTACTGTTGTAGATGGAAAAAAAGGCACCTTTGAGAGAGAGTGCCTACCATCCCAATATTCCAAAAATCTGATATGGTCTCTTTCCTTTAAACTTTTCACCAAGCTTTAGAGAATCAGAGGGTCTCTATTTTCATCCAAAAATACTGGCTGgggatacaggcagtcctcgacttacagcgTTTTGACTTACAGCAAATCGCACTTGTGGCGCTCTGCCGtttacacccatgttattacTTACGGCGCTGGATCCTCGCACTTACAGCACTACAGGGAAATTTACAATGAGagagggcagcaaaacaaacatccctggATCAGTTTTTCAAAAAGCCATCAAGTGGCCCTAAGCCTCCCCAAAATCTCCCCAAACAAGCCCTTCTGAATTCCTTGACCCtgatgaaggtgttccttcaccttctgattaaataaaattttatgtGATTAGTTATTCTATTGCCCTGTTTAATCGATTTATATACACTACgctttagaaagctttgtactCTACAGTATATAGCATGTATAGTTGATTaaacagctgatttaaatatggtgtttatggtcatttctataaaagGTTGGGCATCAAGCCCTCGGTTAGGACCATAACCCCCTATcctaacattgtttctatgggaaaatcagattcaaCTTGCATAGTTTCGACTTTACAGCGCCTTCTCCAGGAACTTAACCCGGCATAAGTGCGAGGACTGCCAGTATAGAAATACAACTAAACTCTGAACCGTGCCCCCTGAACTGAGTTACATTGTTCAAATGAGGAATTAGCTCGCCCAACTGTTGAATCCATTCCAGGAGT
Coding sequences:
- the VDAC3 gene encoding voltage-dependent anion-selective channel protein 3 encodes the protein MAVPPSYCDLGKSARDVFNKGYGFGLVKLELKTKSSSGVEFTTTGSSNTDTGKATGSLETKYKIKDYGLTFTQKWNTDNTLGTEVSMEDQLADGLKLALDTTFVPNTGKKSGKLKTSYKREYINLGCNIDVDLSGPTINGWAVLGYEGWLAGYQMAFDTAKSKLSQNNFALGYKAGDFQLHTNVNDGTEFGGSIYQKVNDKVETSVNLAWTAGSNNTRFGIAAKYQLDEKTSVAAKVNNASLIGLGYTHTLRPGVKLTLSGLVDGKNFSAGGHKVGLGFELEV